A window of Phaeobacter gallaeciensis DSM 26640 genomic DNA:
GCCCTATTCTGCCGCGCGTTTTTTGACCCAGCCCAGAAACGCCGCATCCGGGCGCCGCAGCCGTGGCGCGCCGGAGCGCACCCACATCGTGCGCCAATCGGCCTCCAGCGCATAGACATCCACGCCGGGGATCAGGCTGCGGGCCTGCTCCAGCGTGCGCGCGCTCAACACCGGCGGGCGCTGGCTGTTGTCCAGCACCGCATATTTCTGGGAAAAGCGGATCAGATCTCCCGGCAGCTCCTCCATCGCGTAATCCGGCAATGGCTGGGCCGCAATCATGTCGCGCAGCATCTTGCGAAACACCCGGCGCGGGCTGGCGGAGCCGGATTTCTTCAACAGCACCTCAACCGAAATCTGCCAGCTGTCCTGCCGACCGCAATGTTTGCGCGCCAGCTCATAGATGCGCCGCTCCAGCGGTTTCCGGAGCCGGAAGTAATCGCGGCTGAGGGTAAGCACCGATTTCGACAGCACCGCGCGATAGATCCATTCGCTGAGCGTCACCACCACATTGACCATCCGCCCGCCGCGCGCCTTACGCACGATCTCCCAGCTCTCGATCAGGCCAAAGCCACTGGTGACCTCCTGCCCGCCGGTGACGATATTGGTGGTGATGCGGGTGCCCGCCAGCCGCTCAAACGCCTCGCGCAGACGCCGGTAGGCATCGCCCGAGGTCTCGCGGTTGGTCGCCACCAGCAGATCATGGGCGGTGAGATGCAGCGTGCGGCTGACCTGCCGGCCCGCGTTCACCGCCGCCATCAGCTGGCTGATGCAGAAAATCAGAATGTCCTTGTCGTGGATTGTCGCCAGCCCCTTGACCGAGGGCACCACGGTGATTTCCGCGCCATTGTGTTCGTAGTTCAGAATGCGCCGGTCCGGCCGCGTGCCGAGGGAGAACAGCGGGTGCTCCATCGAGGCGAGATCGTTTTTCGGGATCGCATCAAAGATATCGCAGAGGAAAAAATCCCCGCCCTGCGCCCCGCCAGCTGCGGTCATCTGGCCTGCCATGTCACTGTCCTGTCTGCTCTGCCGCCCCCCGTCTGTCCGGGCCTTATGGCCTCTTTCGGGGTGACTCGCGTCTTCGTGGTTTTGATTACGCCCACCCTAAAGTTATCCACACCACTTCTCAACGGGGGTTCGGAGTCACTGCTTCGGGGGATCAGAGTCAGCCTATCGGGGTTTCAGAATCGCAGAGCCTGGAAAAAAGCCCCACATCGTCAATGAAAAAAGGGCTTTGCGCCTATGGGTGTTGCGCCTTAACTTATATATAACTCAATAATAACAGGTAGAAAAAATCCACAGCCTGAAAATAGCCCCAACGGTGATCAGGGATCA
This region includes:
- a CDS encoding replication initiator protein A — protein: MAGQMTAAGGAQGGDFFLCDIFDAIPKNDLASMEHPLFSLGTRPDRRILNYEHNGAEITVVPSVKGLATIHDKDILIFCISQLMAAVNAGRQVSRTLHLTAHDLLVATNRETSGDAYRRLREAFERLAGTRITTNIVTGGQEVTSGFGLIESWEIVRKARGGRMVNVVVTLSEWIYRAVLSKSVLTLSRDYFRLRKPLERRIYELARKHCGRQDSWQISVEVLLKKSGSASPRRVFRKMLRDMIAAQPLPDYAMEELPGDLIRFSQKYAVLDNSQRPPVLSARTLEQARSLIPGVDVYALEADWRTMWVRSGAPRLRRPDAAFLGWVKKRAAE